One part of the Vibrio hyugaensis genome encodes these proteins:
- the luxQ gene encoding quorum-sensing autoinducer 2 sensor kinase/phosphatase LuxQ produces the protein MTTRSDPNKRRSLATLITKIIILVLAPIILGIFIQSYYFSKQIIWQEVDRTKQQTSALIHNIFDSHFAAIQIHHDSNTKSEVIRNFYADRNTDALNFFFLSIDQSDPSHTPEFRFLTDHQGIIWDDGNAHFYGVNDLILDSLANRVTFSNNWYYVNVMTSIGSRHMLIRRVPVLDPPTGEVLGFSFNAVVLDNNFALMDKLKSESNVDNVLLIANNAPLANSLIGDESYSVADVLQRKGSQQKLDKLLVIETPIEVNAVTTELCLLTVQDNHSVVTLQIQHILAMLASIIGMVMIALLTKEWIESKVSAQLESLMSYTRSAREEKGFERFNGSNIEEFDHIGSTLESTFEELEAQKKSFRDLFNFALSPIMVWSEESILIQMNPAARKELVIDDDHETMHPVFQGFKEKLTPHLKMAAQGATLTGVNVPIGNKIYRWNLSPIRVDGDISGIIVQGQDITTLIEAEKQSNIARREAEKSAQARADFLAKMSHEIRTPINGILGVAQLLKDTVETEEQKNQIDVLCHSGEHLLAVLNDILDFSKIEQGKFNIQKHPFSFNDTIRTLDNIYRPICNNKSVELIIENKLDQDVEIFTDQVRLNQILFNLVSNAVKFTPSGSVHLKAELEQFYGAENSVLVVEIIDTGIGIESDKLDQMFEPFVQEEATTTREYGGSGLGLTIVKNLVDMLDGDVQVRSSKGHGTTFVVTLPVKDRARVLRPLDASQRVKPEALFDESLKVLLVEDNHTNAFILQAFCKKYKMQVDWSKDGLEAMEYLSDNNYDLILMDNQLPHLGGIETTHEIRQNLRLGTPIYACTADTAKETSDAFMAAGANYVLLKPIKENALHEAFVDFKQRFLVERT, from the coding sequence ATGACAACACGATCAGACCCAAACAAGCGTCGCTCTCTCGCGACGCTTATTACAAAGATCATCATTCTTGTCCTTGCTCCGATCATTCTAGGGATTTTCATTCAGAGCTATTACTTCTCCAAACAAATTATTTGGCAGGAAGTGGACAGGACTAAGCAGCAAACCTCCGCATTGATTCACAACATTTTTGATAGCCATTTTGCGGCGATTCAAATTCATCACGATAGCAATACGAAAAGTGAAGTGATCCGTAATTTTTACGCCGACCGAAATACGGACGCGTTAAATTTCTTTTTTCTCAGTATTGACCAAAGTGATCCGTCCCATACACCTGAGTTTCGCTTCCTGACTGATCACCAAGGCATCATTTGGGATGATGGAAATGCGCATTTTTACGGTGTGAATGACCTCATTCTCGATAGTCTGGCAAACCGCGTGACTTTTAGTAACAACTGGTATTACGTCAACGTGATGACTTCTATCGGCTCCAGGCACATGCTGATTCGTCGTGTTCCGGTTTTAGACCCTCCGACCGGGGAGGTGCTGGGCTTCTCGTTCAATGCGGTTGTTCTGGATAATAATTTCGCTTTAATGGATAAACTCAAAAGCGAAAGTAACGTCGATAACGTCCTCTTGATAGCGAATAATGCCCCACTAGCGAATTCTCTAATTGGGGATGAGTCATACAGTGTGGCTGACGTTTTGCAACGTAAAGGGTCACAACAAAAACTCGATAAATTGCTCGTGATTGAAACGCCAATTGAAGTCAATGCGGTGACCACTGAGCTTTGTTTACTTACCGTACAAGACAATCACAGTGTTGTGACACTGCAAATTCAACACATTTTAGCCATGTTGGCTTCCATTATCGGTATGGTCATGATTGCTTTACTGACCAAAGAATGGATAGAGAGCAAGGTATCGGCTCAACTGGAATCTCTAATGTCTTACACACGTTCAGCTCGAGAAGAGAAAGGGTTCGAACGATTTAACGGTTCGAACATTGAGGAGTTTGACCACATTGGTTCGACGTTGGAAAGTACCTTTGAAGAGTTAGAAGCGCAAAAGAAATCTTTCCGAGATCTCTTCAACTTCGCACTATCGCCGATCATGGTATGGTCGGAAGAAAGTATCTTGATTCAGATGAACCCTGCTGCTCGCAAAGAGTTGGTGATAGACGACGATCATGAAACCATGCATCCGGTTTTCCAGGGTTTCAAAGAGAAACTGACCCCACACCTGAAAATGGCTGCTCAAGGGGCGACATTGACAGGGGTTAACGTACCTATTGGCAACAAGATATACCGTTGGAATTTGTCGCCAATCCGGGTTGATGGTGATATCAGCGGCATTATCGTTCAGGGTCAAGATATCACGACCCTCATCGAAGCCGAAAAGCAGAGTAACATTGCACGGCGTGAGGCAGAGAAGTCCGCGCAAGCTCGTGCTGATTTCCTCGCAAAGATGAGCCATGAAATTCGAACGCCAATCAACGGTATTTTGGGTGTCGCACAGTTATTAAAAGACACGGTAGAAACCGAAGAACAGAAGAATCAAATCGATGTGCTTTGCCATAGTGGTGAGCATTTATTGGCAGTTTTGAATGATATCTTAGACTTTTCCAAGATTGAGCAAGGTAAGTTCAATATTCAAAAGCACCCGTTTTCGTTCAATGACACCATTCGCACGCTAGATAACATCTATCGTCCAATTTGTAATAACAAGAGCGTTGAACTCATCATTGAGAACAAGCTCGATCAAGATGTCGAGATCTTTACTGACCAAGTTCGACTCAATCAGATTTTGTTTAACTTGGTCAGTAATGCGGTGAAGTTCACACCATCAGGAAGCGTTCATCTAAAAGCAGAATTAGAGCAATTTTATGGCGCAGAGAACAGTGTCTTGGTTGTTGAGATCATCGATACAGGGATTGGTATTGAATCGGATAAGCTTGACCAAATGTTCGAACCTTTCGTTCAAGAAGAGGCAACAACCACACGTGAATATGGCGGCAGCGGCCTTGGATTGACGATTGTAAAAAACCTCGTCGATATGTTAGATGGTGACGTCCAAGTTCGTAGTAGTAAAGGGCATGGCACCACATTTGTCGTCACGTTACCTGTGAAAGACCGAGCGCGTGTACTTCGCCCATTGGATGCCAGTCAGCGTGTGAAACCAGAAGCCTTGTTTGATGAAAGCTTAAAAGTCTTGCTGGTGGAAGACAATCATACCAATGCCTTTATCCTTCAAGCATTTTGTAAGAAATACAAGATGCAGGTGGATTGGTCGAAAGACGGTTTAGAGGCAATGGAATATCTGTCTGACAATAATTACGATTTGATATTGATGGATAATCAACTGCCGCACCTTGGTGGTATCGAAACGACGCACGAGATACGTCAGAACTTACGACTGGGCACGCCTATTTACGCTTGTACTGCAGATACTGCAAAAGAAACCAGCGATGCATTTATGGCAGCAGGGGCGAACTATGTGCTGCTCAAGCCGATCAAAGAGAACGCATTGCACGAGGCATTTGTCGATTTCAAGCAGCGATTCTTAGTAGAAAGAACGTAA
- a CDS encoding autoinducer 2-binding periplasmic protein LuxP produces MKKALLFSLISMIGFSPISNATQVLNGYWAYQEFLDEFPEQRKLTNALAEAVREHPVPFSKTRKRPLKISVVYPGQQVSDYWVRNIAAFEKRLDKLNINYQINQVFTRPNADIKQQSLSLMEALKSKSDYLIFTLDTTRHRKFVEHVLDSTDTKLILQNITTPVRAWDKHQPFLYVGFDHAEGSRELATEFGKYFPKHTYYSVLYFSEGYISDVRGDTFIHQVNRDNNFELQSAYYTKATKQSGYDAAKASLAKYPDVDFIYACSTDVALGAVDALSELGRDDIMVNGWGGGSAELNAIQKGDLDITVMRMNDDTGIAMAEAIKWDLEGKPVPTVYSGDFEIVTKADSPERIEALKKRAFRYSDN; encoded by the coding sequence ATGAAAAAAGCGTTACTATTTTCTCTGATTTCTATGATCGGTTTTTCACCCATTTCAAATGCTACACAAGTGCTTAATGGCTATTGGGCGTACCAAGAGTTTCTCGATGAGTTTCCAGAGCAAAGAAAACTGACCAATGCCTTGGCAGAAGCGGTTCGTGAGCACCCTGTTCCATTCTCAAAAACGAGAAAGCGGCCATTGAAAATTTCGGTTGTGTATCCTGGTCAACAAGTGTCCGATTACTGGGTAAGAAACATTGCCGCGTTTGAAAAACGTTTAGATAAGTTGAACATCAACTATCAAATAAACCAAGTATTTACTCGTCCAAATGCGGATATCAAGCAACAAAGTTTGTCTTTGATGGAAGCGTTAAAAAGTAAGTCCGATTACTTAATCTTTACTTTGGATACCACCAGACACCGCAAGTTTGTTGAGCACGTTTTGGATTCAACAGATACTAAGTTAATTTTACAAAACATCACCACGCCTGTTCGTGCTTGGGATAAGCATCAACCATTCTTATATGTCGGTTTTGACCATGCGGAAGGTAGCCGAGAATTAGCAACGGAATTCGGAAAGTACTTCCCAAAACACACTTATTACAGCGTACTTTATTTCTCTGAGGGCTACATTAGCGACGTAAGAGGTGATACTTTTATTCACCAAGTTAACCGTGATAATAACTTTGAACTACAATCAGCGTACTACACGAAAGCGACAAAACAATCTGGGTACGATGCTGCGAAAGCGAGCTTAGCAAAATACCCAGATGTTGATTTTATTTACGCCTGCTCAACTGATGTGGCTTTAGGCGCTGTCGATGCACTGTCTGAGCTCGGTCGAGATGACATCATGGTCAACGGATGGGGTGGTGGCTCTGCAGAGCTTAATGCCATTCAAAAAGGTGACCTAGACATTACTGTGATGCGTATGAATGATGATACAGGGATCGCGATGGCAGAAGCCATTAAATGGGACTTGGAAGGAAAACCAGTTCCTACCGTTTATTCCGGTGATTTTGAAATTGTCACGAAAGCGGATTCACCGGAAAGAATCGAAGCACTTAAAAAGCGCGCATTTAGATACTCAGATAATTGA
- a CDS encoding GIY-YIG nuclease family protein, translated as MSDAAEQSWSVYLIRNNRNALYCGVTNDVQRRFKQHQNGKGAKALKGKGPLILEWSSSFENKSVAMKAEYFIKQLTKAKKEQLVKEVAEITIDDNQSLSFQMRKVGFQ; from the coding sequence ATGAGTGACGCTGCCGAGCAAAGCTGGAGTGTGTATCTGATACGAAACAACCGCAATGCCTTGTATTGCGGTGTGACGAACGATGTGCAACGACGCTTTAAACAGCATCAAAATGGTAAAGGTGCGAAAGCACTAAAAGGGAAGGGACCGCTTATACTGGAGTGGTCATCTTCTTTTGAAAACAAAAGCGTTGCGATGAAAGCAGAATATTTCATCAAACAACTGACCAAAGCAAAGAAAGAGCAATTGGTAAAAGAAGTCGCGGAGATCACTATCGACGATAACCAATCCCTTTCCTTTCAAATGCGTAAAGTTGGATTTCAATAA
- a CDS encoding YceH family protein, which produces MKVELTAIEARVIGCLIEKEVTTPDQYPLSLNALTNACNQKSNREPVMSLSEADVLDAVDALIERRLVSDESSFNSRVSKYQHRFCNTEFGDLQLSAQEKGMVCCMLLRGAQTPGEIRTRTNRLATFNDVKEVENVLELLASEERGPLVVKLPREAGKRESRYMHLFCGEVDMSELAVAASAPSSAGSERVAQLEQEVAQLREELEALKAQVKSLLS; this is translated from the coding sequence ATGAAAGTTGAGCTAACGGCAATTGAAGCACGAGTAATTGGTTGCTTGATCGAAAAAGAAGTCACCACCCCAGACCAATATCCCCTCAGCCTTAACGCACTTACGAATGCGTGCAATCAAAAAAGTAACCGTGAACCAGTCATGTCCTTATCTGAAGCTGACGTCCTTGATGCAGTAGATGCTCTGATTGAGCGTCGACTTGTAAGCGATGAAAGCAGTTTCAATAGTCGTGTTAGCAAATATCAGCATCGCTTCTGCAATACCGAATTCGGCGATTTGCAATTAAGCGCGCAAGAAAAAGGCATGGTGTGTTGCATGTTGTTGCGTGGCGCTCAAACGCCGGGTGAAATCCGTACGCGAACTAACCGTCTCGCAACTTTCAATGATGTGAAGGAAGTGGAAAACGTACTTGAGCTCCTAGCTAGCGAAGAAAGAGGCCCTCTTGTGGTGAAACTTCCTCGTGAAGCTGGCAAACGTGAGTCTCGCTACATGCACTTGTTCTGTGGAGAAGTTGACATGAGCGAATTGGCCGTGGCCGCATCTGCTCCTTCTTCTGCGGGCTCTGAACGCGTTGCTCAACTAGAGCAAGAAGTCGCGCAACTTCGTGAAGAGTTAGAGGCACTAAAAGCACAGGTTAAATCACTGCTTTCATGA